GGAATGTTTCCTTCCCTTTTTCCAATCTCAAAAACAGATTTTGAAGAGAAATTGCGAAGATCGGGGTAGAATTTTCTTTGAAGAATCCGTCCAAGTTCAAGATGTCACAAAGTAGGTAAAAATTATGAAATTTCTctgttattatttttaatatatttcacACTGATTCGTACTCTCCCGCGTATTAAATTTGATTTCCCAAAATCTCGATCTTGTACTCTTCTTCTCAAAACTTTCTCTTTCTAACATGAAGTCTTGCTCTGATTTTACTTGCTCTTTATTATTTACTGAATcagatttttttgtttgttttgtgttTGCTATTATacttattactccctccgtttcagtttatgtgaatTTGTTTGACTcgacacgaagtttaagaaaaaatgaatacttttggaatttgtgatcGTAAACCAGTCAAAAAGGGGCCCAGAGTATCTATGTGGTTATAAAAGATTATCATTAAggatagaattgtaagtttaagctaaattgttactaaatttagaaagggatcgttctttttggaacggaccaaaaaggaaataggtttacTTAAAACAGAAGGGAGGGAGTATAAAATTACCTCTACGACCTTAATTTTCGGATGTCTTACCTTGTTAAACGTAGAGCCTCAATAATTCGCTAACTATAAATACCATTGTTATGGTTGCTGTAGGAGAGAGGTTTATTCACTGTTATTATAACACTTTGTTGTGATTGCTACTTTCTGGTCGGCTTTCTCTGTTATTGTTCAGCTAAATTGTCCCAACTAGAAAGCAATTCCGTAGTCTCACTAGGCATTACCCAGCTTAAGCTTTCATACTCATGAATAGTTTCCACAATCTATTGGTCACCTGACAATGGAGAAATAGGTGACTGTTTGTTTCGATGGCCTTTCCACACAGAAAACATTTGGAGCACAGAGGCATTATATTCCTCTCTTCATTAAGCTCTCATGTGTCGGAACAGCCTGTTTGACCAAAACACAATTACTTTAAGGGAACCTTCAACCTCCAATTATGCTTCCATAACTAAGCCCCTTGTTGCTGTGTACTTATGGTTAAAACCTCGTATGCTGCAGATTTCACGGTGAAAACTCCTTTGCAATCAACTTTCTTCTGATGATTACTTATGGTTTATCTATTTTCTGTTTATGTGAATTTTCTACCCTTTTTTGGGTTGGTAATGCTATCAGTCGTTCAAGATAGATCTTCATTCGGCTATGTTTAATGCTTAAATATGTTGAGTCTACTATATGAATTATCTTTTATCAATTCCACTCCATTGAGGTCCATATCATTCCAATACTCATTCAAGATAGACGTTGAAAAAATTAAACTGCCAGCTATATCTCCTGAGTTCAGCATTTTGTAGTAGTATCTGAGCTTATGCTGCTCTTTTCTTTTCTGCTTGTGGTTTCCTTGCCAATAGTAATGATTGATGGTGCAATCAGAATAGTATAAGATATGGGTACGGTGTACTTCTTCTGGTTGTCAGTGACAACGATATTTCAAAAATATAGTGACAAATAATCCAGCATTATCTTGGGGTTGGCTAGAGGTGCTCATCAAGTTGTGGGGCTAGGATGGGATTCTTTTGAGGTTAAAGGGCGATATGTGTAACTTTTAAGTCCATTTgatacttttttttttctctccatTTGATACTTATGACTTGATATAAAAAAATATCATTTGAGTATAAGGAGGTTATATCATACACTGGGAGAGAAACTTAAAGGCTTTACTCTGGTCCAAAAGCTGAAGATATCAAGATTACATTTTACCAATTAAGAGGAGTTAGTGATGTAAAACGAAATTGGATGGCGTAAAATTATTAATCTATCAGATTTGAAAAGGCTTGATATTGCAAAATAAagagatttgtagctcggtttcttcttttatttcgtAAATGCAATGTGAATTTTTGTGTCTGCAATGTGTTTACCTAGCTTGAAAATTACTCAATATACAGCGGTGTGGAGTTACTAGAATAAGTGTGTTTGTGATAAATAATGTGAATGGAGATTGGCGAACGTTGATTAAAATATTACGTGGCTCCAGATCCTAAGCTAGATGCATGATTTGTTGTGTTTTCCCTTTTTTCATCTCTAACTTGTGTAAACTATAACAGAGTGATTATGATTTAGGATCCCTGAGTGCTGACTGTCATTTATTTTTGGACTTTGTTAGTTGCTTTGTGCTAGACTGACGCACTGTATTAGGGCTAACATTTCTcttaagtctttttttttttttttgagaagaaATCTTTTTGCTTGTAATTATGCTTCTTGTaatgcatcttcttgatgcctgtTGGTGAAACAccttacttcatcaaaaaaaaagTTGCTGACTGTCATTTAATAATTGTTTGCAGATGCTGTGGAGTAAAGTTGTATGATACAGATGGAGGCTAACATCAGTGGGAGCTCTTCTCCAATCCATTCAAAATGGAGAAAAGTTGTTTATGGTGGGATGCAACCTGGCTTTGATGACAATCACACAGATGAATCCTTCCTGGAGGAAATGATCATGAATGCTAATGTTGTCAAAAGAGACTTATTGAAGGTGGTGCTCGATGCAGTTTCAATCTCACAATATCTTTGCATTGTTGCCCTTGTGGTTTTAGTTTGGACCTACACCCTCAGAAATACCTTGAATGAAAAATATCTTTTACTCTTGAATGTCAGCCTTCTTGGTTCGGGTTTCTTTATTCTGCTCTTAACTGCGGACATGATATCCTTTAATCTCCTCCTCAATTATCTCCTAAAAAATACCTTCTTCATAACTGCCTTATATATGCTGTCTCCTATCTATCATACACTTACTAGGTCCATAAGCTCGAATTCTATATGGGCGCTAACAGCTTCCCTTCTCATTCTCCATCTCTTCCTGCACAATTACTCAGGGTCCACCGTAAAGGCTCCTGGAGCTTTAGAAAATCCAACCCTGACAAGCAATATATCACTGAACGCGTCCATCGTGGCTTCACTTTTGATTTCATCCCGCCTTCCATCGAGGCTTCATGTCTTTGCTATTGTGCTATTCTCCTTGCAAGTTTTCCTTTTTGCTCCTTTAGTCACATATTGTGTCAAGAAGCGCTCTTTTAAGCTGCATATTTGCTTTTCCCTTCAGTTACTGGTTCTAACACTAATATTCACTTACCAGTTGCATAAGCTGCTTTTCATCTTGCTTTTGGGCATTTTTGTCTTCGTTAACTTGGTTTGTCCCTACTGGTTGATACGGATTCAAGAGTACAAGTTTGAGATTAATGGCCCCTGGGATGAGGCTAAGCTCTGTTTTAACATTACAGAATGAGCAGGTTATATTTTTAGGCATCTCCTTTGTATTCAAATCTCCTGGATACTCTTGGACATGTAACTCATCTGTAAGTTTTCAGTTCATTAAGTTGTCttttttagattattgatttaACTAGTCATGTAACTATTAGGGGTGTTCGTTGGTTGGGTTGACATGGCATTGAAATATTTTGATTCGGTATTTTtggcttttgattttaaaagtGATATACCAATACTGTATCGAAATAAATTCGGTTGTTTCAACTTTTTACTTTTCGATTTTGGTTTGTGTGGTTCGGTAACTTCGGTATTACTCTTTAAAGTTATATTTTATCAATCCTAACTTGTAATTGTGATTTATGAAATTGATTCTTCATACTCAAgcataaagaaaataaattaaatcaaAACGTTAATGATGCTTCATTCTAAAACAAGACTCTTCTTCTTTGCTTGTAAAGCAGAAGTAAAGAAAAAGCATCAGGCATAATGTTATTAGAAGCCAAATGTAAAACAAATATGTTTGCAGTCATTCAATAAATTAAATTTAGGGTAATAAATCTCACTTATCATGTTTTATATCAAGTAAAATCACACAATTACTAAATGGCCAAAGTAGATTTTTTGACCAGGATTAAATTTACTCATGACCAAAAAATTTCGGGTTTAAGCTAATAAGTCAGTTGTCACTGCAAAAAGGGGCATTATATTGGAAGTCCTAGACAGGGCTGGTTCAAGCCTAAGGGCACTAAAGTATTTGAACTCTACGGTAAATACTCAATTTGAAATGGATGGAGTATCAAGTTATATTCACCTTACCGAAGTTTCATCTATATATATCGGTAgtataaataatttttatattattacttGATCTTTATATGTTGTTGGCTTGTGGCGTATAACTTGTTTTAATAAAAGGCTACTTATAAATACTTTTTGACTGACTTGATAATATAAAGTTTTTCAGAATGCAACTgtttatactatatatatatatatatatatactacgtGAAGGTGGGTGGTATGCTAGCACCCTACCCATTTTGTCTTTTCCTTAAATACCCTAatttttaatttctatacttTACTGGTGAGGGGGTCTTTTGTAATTTTATAGCAAGACATAATTTGCTTCTCTCAGCTTTCTCTCTCGATTTGCCCACTTCTCTCTTCTCCCTTTCTTTATCTCTCTCGCTGTCTCTTCGCTATTGTGAATTAGGAATTGAGACTTGAATTTGAGCTTGACATTTCGAATTTGTGATAAATTATTACCTTGGGTTTGTGTCAAAGTAGTTTTGAGCTAGATAATTGAAGGTAAGTACCGTTGAAAACATTGGTGGCTCAAAAATTCTGAGTCCTCCATTGATAAACCTTTAAAGCTTCTGGGTTTTGTGTCAGATCGGAAAAAAAATTACTCAAAAATCGACTGGGTGTTATCTTCAATTGTTGGAAACTGTTTTGCAAACTTGAATTCGAAGTTTGGGCAGTTTTGGCAACTGATTTGAGGTGTACCAAGACTGAAATTGCAGTTGAAACTCAAGCTTCTTAGACCTGAAGAAATCGAATTTCTTGGTAGTATTGGTTCAATtagcttttgtttttctttttgctaaGCTAACTCATAAAATTAATTAAGCTTCCACTTTTTCCTATTAAAACGACAATAGGTGAATCATGATTACAGAGGAAAGAGAGACGGGGAGAGAGGAACATGGAGAATGGGTGTTGGATCTAATATTTTTGTGAAAAGACCAAAATGTCTCCCCTATTAAATGTGTTGGAATAAACTATTAAGGGTATTTAAGGAAAAGATAAAATGGGTAGGGTGCCAACATATTACCTTCATGtactatgttatatatatatattagtcttaaagtacgcgcgttgcgcgtgtattTTATGTCAATCAATTATATATTATAACAATTACATAGATATTATTTACAAAAGTATCtgaattatttaatataaaatttaaaaaaattcaaattccttaaaaaaaataatgaacgTTAATCACATTTATCCAACTTAATAAAAGAAGATTAATGCTCTACAAATACCTTATTTTGGACTTTCATTAGGGATAAATTTAAGTTCTCGTGCCATCCTTTCTAGGTAGATTTAATCATTATTATGATAAAGAGATTATATATACTAATAAAGATTGGTACTTCATTTTTCTCAATAGTGATGGGTAATATCAGCTAGTCGCATATCCGTAATTTGATATTTGTTTATAATGACATGTAAGATCTATCTGGTAAATAGATTTATCAACACTATGAGCGACCACGAGACTCTATGACAACACTTGAAAATTATTTATTAACATTTTCTTATAAAAGAATAGCTTGACATAGCTAATATTTTAACATTACCAactttaaacctttaaaattttAGCAATCTGAAAATAATTGTGAGCTCTTGAATGTGATTTTGTACAATTTGCTTTACGTTTTCtaacctgtttggccaagctttttttgaggcaaaaatacctttttgggtcaaaagtactttttttcctaaaattaaggtgtttgaccaagcttttgaaaggaaaaaaaagtgcttttagcgagaagcagaagcagttttggagaaacacgaaaagtagtttctctccaaaagtacttttttgaaaaacacttttgataaaaatacacttagaagcagttttttaaagcttgaccaaacactaattgctgctcagaagtacttttcaatttaattagccaaacacaaactgtttctcaccaaaagtacttttgagaaaaacacttctcaaaataagctgatttttgcagcttggccaaacgggctagtTCGTCTCTTGGTATCTTGAAGTGGAAGATTTCTAATATCACCTAGATTATTATTATTCTGGGTGAAATAACAATCCGTAAAATTATAAATTCTTATGAAAAATAATTTATCCGACTTATATAAGTAATTTCACTGTAACTACATTCCTAATATTAAGAGTTTTTATATAGTTCAAATAGAAAAGATAAAATAGTCAAAACTTTAGTTAATTTTAATGttctaaatattaaaaaaaaactaattaaatgataattttgtttctcttttcttttaattttatcttCTTCAATTAATCTAGACTATTATAAAAGTAtgaaacttaaatgcaaaatcGACCGaccttttaattatttaaaaataatactATATATTAATAGTTTTTAATTTTAGTCTCACATTATTTATCACgtaattataataaataatataatttgttgCAAATATTAAGTGAAGTAAATTTGTTCTTCAACAAAATTACTCATTGAtgttaaaaaattattttgttcatCGTGAATACAATTAGAAAACTATTAGGATGTCAATTTCCAATTGCCACGTAAAAGTTATTTCAAACAAACGTCAACAAATTTTATAGTATCGTCCAAATAAAGACTCTTTACACATTTATTTAAGGTacaattttaaagtcctaaattttaGGTACCTAATTTAACTAAGAAAAGATATAACaaaattttaatgaatttttatgtcctaaatattagaaaaataattaaatgactattttatctagtGTAAACTCtattttttaaagggtaaaaaaggcgaacgacatttcgctaagggccttcgtgcttttaatatagtactagtattagggtacgcgctttgcgcgtgtaccctATATCaatgaatatataatttttttaaaatacgaaaaatattaaataatgtgagttattgaataaaataaaataaaaagtataaGTTCTTAAATATGTTGAACATTGATCATTTTTAGCCCGCTGCtcgataaataaataataatataaaatattaaaaaaatactatAATATTAGAGTTAATActttataaaaaataatgtaaatATATGAAGCTGTCATTTATTAGAATGgttataaaaagaaaaacaaaaaaaaaagacttcGTATGTAGGTTATCATACGAAAATTTTAATCGAATGGTCATATAAAATAAAGGTCACAAAAAAATAAGGTAGAAAACCAatgtttattgttattttattataatCATTCAAATTTTAATTGATAAAGTTATTTTTTTAGACCCTTGAATTATAGTAAAAGAGAAACGATAGCTGAAACCATGGTAATATCACAATAGAAGGATATCACAATGGAAGTTTAGCTTTGCT
This sequence is a window from Nicotiana sylvestris chromosome 3, ASM39365v2, whole genome shotgun sequence. Protein-coding genes within it:
- the LOC104240688 gene encoding phosphatidylinositol N-acetylglucosaminyltransferase subunit C-like, with the protein product MIQMEANISGSSSPIHSKWRKVVYGGMQPGFDDNHTDESFLEEMIMNANVVKRDLLKVVLDAVSISQYLCIVALVVLVWTYTLRNTLNEKYLLLLNVSLLGSGFFILLLTADMISFNLLLNYLLKNTFFITALYMLSPIYHTLTRSISSNSIWALTASLLILHLFLHNYSGSTVKAPGALENPTLTSNISLNASIVASLLISSRLPSRLHVFAIVLFSLQVFLFAPLVTYCVKKRSFKLHICFSLQLLVLTLIFTYQLHKLLFILLLGIFVFVNLVCPYWLIRIQEYKFEINGPWDEAKLCFNITE